The Cheilinus undulatus linkage group 21, ASM1832078v1, whole genome shotgun sequence region AGACATCGATGACCTTGAACTGACCATTgctaaagtggaaaaagaaaaacacgcCACGGAAAACAAGGTACCTATGATAACTTTCATCACCAGTTTTTACGATTAATTTCAATATCACTAATAGCAGTCTTTAAATGTTCTCTCTGTAGGTGAAGAATCTGGTGGAGGAGCTGACGTCTCTGGAGGAAAGCCTGCTAAAATCTTCCAAAGAGATGAAGGCTCTGCAGGAGGTCCATCAGCAGACGTTAGATGACCTGCAGGCCGAGGAGGACAAAGTCAACGGTCTGATGAAGATCAAAATAAAGCTGGAGCAGCAGGTCGATGATGTGAGTGGGTTATCCTTTCATCAGATCCAACTGGTTTATTTTCAGGTTTATAGTTGACGTCGACATCTCTTTTAGCTCGAGAACTCGCTGGAACATGAGAAGAAGCACCACGCTGACTCTGAAAGATCCAGAAGAAAACTGGAAGGAGATCTGAAGCTGAGCCAAGAAACCATCATGGACCTGGAGAATGACAGACGGCAGGTGGAGGAGAGACTGAAAAAGTATGTTCATCTATTTCATTTAGTTGAAAAAAAGGTGTTGCTTGCTATATTTAAGATTTATGTAGAAATATTTATCATGACCTAAATAATCAAACTCATTTGGATACAAATATTTGTCACTCAgctcagaaaataaagaagaaaatctcatgactgtttagtaaatataaAGTCTTAGCAGCCAGCTTTTCAAAAAGACTGGTAAGGGAAGGAAACTACAAGAGGAGAGAGGCAGGGAACCGGGCCCGGCCAGGTTTGTGTCGGGATGATCTTGCACTCTGGCAGAGATTCTTACCTCTACCCTGTGGCTCCTGGCTGTCATTGGCATGGAGGCATTATTAAGTGTCCATGCAATAAAAAACCTGTATCTTgaacttattatttttactctatGATATTTGAGGGAAAGAATGCCAAGCAGAAGGATTTGTTTTCTAAATTGTGACTTTTTGTGCCGTTGTTAAAAGGACaaatgaaaagagaaagaggatgTTTgattaaagagagagagacaaagggCCAAGGCTGGATATCTAACCTGTGCTGTGGACTGTAAAGCCTGTATAAGGAGCTCTTTATCAAAGGAACTAAACCTACTaccttttttcatttcagaaaaGACTTTGAAATCAGTGACCTGCAGAGGAGAATTGAGGAGGAACAAAGTCTCAGCACTCAGCTGCAGAAGAAGATTAAAGAGCTTCAGGTAAGATTGAAACAGCAGTAGACTTATTTTAAAATACTTACTTTGATTTTCCAAGAGCAAACAGAAGATCATAAATTTTCCTGCAGGCTCGCGGTGAAGAGCTGGAGGAAGAAATCGAGGCTGAGCGTTCGGCTCGAGCCAAAGTGGAGAAGCAGCGATGTGACCTTTCCAGAGAGCTCGACGAGATCAGTGAGCGTCTGGAAGAGGCCGGAGGGGCAACCGCTGCTCAGGCCGAGCTCAACAAAAAGAGAGAGGCGGAATTTTTGAGGCTTCGACGCGACCTGGAGGAGTCCACGCTGCAGCACGAATCCATCGCCGCAACTTTACGCAGGAAACAGGCGGACAGCGTCGCCGAGCTCAGTGAGCAGATCGACAACATCCAGAGAGTGAAACAGAAGctggagaaagaaaaatgtgagcTGAAGATGGAGGTCGACGACTTGATGAGCAACATGGAGAGCGTCCTGAAGAGCAAGGTAGCACAGATGCTCATAATTGTCATTTTGATAACTATTTAGATTTGTATTTGACTAATGTTTGATGGTTCAGGCTCATCTGGAGAAGACAAGCAGGAGCCTTGAAGATCAAATGACTGAATACAAAACCAAAGCAGAAGAAGCTCAGAGGTCTCTGAGTGATTCTGCGACTCTCTCTGCTCGTCTGCAGACTGAAAACGGTATGTTAATTAACATGAGCTAattaaaaatatgcaaggaGATGAGATGTTCATTTATTGTGTCCTCTTTATGATGAACAGCTGAGCTCACTCGTCTATTGGAGGAGAAAGAGATCAGTCTGTCCCAGCTGAACCGAGTCAAATCTGCCTGCAGTCACCAGGTTGATGAGCTGAAGAGACTTCtggatgaagaaatgaaggttgaaacacacaaataaaatctgaaactaAACAACACAGTTGGTTTTCATATAGTATAACTCACATCTTTATATATAATGGTGATCAACGCtcacaaaaactgcagcagtGAAGTTTAAACCTTATTCTGTACTGTTTGTTTCAGGCCAAGAGTGCCCTGGCTCATGCTCTGCAGTCATCTCGTCATGACTGCGAGCTCCTCAGAGAGCAGTacgaggaggagcaggaggccAAAGCTGAGCTTCACCGCTGCCTGTCCAAGGCCAACAGCGAAGTGGCTCAGTGGAGGACCAAATACGAGACAGATGCCATTCAACGCACCGAAGAGCTTGAGGAGGCCAAGTAAGAAGTGgctgcatatttttttaaaacagtggtgATGACGGCactagagcagtgtttcccaatcatttttccttggagcccccgcCCAAAGTGTGTTTGGGCGCACACTTTCATcggctctcacagacagtaggtTGATCTTTACTCTATTTATGCTGTGCTATCTCTGTCCTCATCATTAGAAGATTAATGCAGTAGGGCCAATTTGCAtgggaagttttttttttttttttttttttactgaaataactgtataatggctcagcgtctctgtGTGCCAGTGCGTATTTGTGGTATTAGGCCAACAGCACAATAAGAgtagcattaaagctgtgcctctTGACTCATTTACAAAGTTTTGTGACGTCATTCCCAGCTCCAACATCTAACTTCCAAGGTAAAtggaatgcagcagaagtcTGCGAATGCAAATGACGACTTGGCGGAATGTTTTGgaattttatagaaaatctgcaCATATTTATGGTTTTTTAAAGGTTCGGGattcaaaccagtacacccaagaagtcttctgagaggtgtTAAGGACATTTGGAATTTTAAGTGTGGTGTGCAATTCAAGACAGTCAGACATATGCCAGATACGCCACCAATTATAGTAATaagatttttcacatttatttctaCAGGAAGAAGCTGGCTCAGAGGCTGCAGGACTCAGAGGAGATGACCGAGGTGGCAAATGTCAAATGTGCATCCCTGGAGAAAACCAAGCAGCGTCTGCAGGCCGAGGTAGAGGACTTGATGGTGGAGCTGGAGAGGTCGAATGCAGCCAACGCCTCATTGGACAAGAAGCAGAGGAACTTTGACAAAGTACATGCACAGTTTTTACAACTTTCCCTCTTTTTACTTCTTATCTAGGCAGCATTTATCACCTCTCTTTGTGTTAAGGTTCTGGCTGAAtggaaacagaaatatgaggAGACTCAGTCAGAAATGGAAGTTTCTCAGAGGGAGTCAAGGGGGCTGAGCACTGAGCTGTTCAAGCTGAAGAATTCCTATGAAGAAGCTCTGGATCATCTGGAGAGCATGAAGAGGGAGAATAAAAACCTGCAGCGTAAGAGTTCTGaacaaaaccaaacaacaaccacatGTTTTAGTGTCTTTCTAAAATGGAAAtatgtgttttcttttgctttcaGAGGAGATCTCAGACATCACAGAGCAGGTTGCTCAATCTGCAAAAATCATCCATGAGCTGGAGAAATCTACAAAACAGGCAGagcaggagaagagagagacacAGGCTGCACTGGAAGAAGTCGAGgttccagttttgtctttgaatttaatttttcttgCTTTTACTTTTGAATAACCTAAGGAGTTTCATTTCTGCCTTTGCAGTCGTCACTCGAGCACGAAGAAGCCAAAATCCTGCACCTCCAGCTGGAGCTGAACCAGATAAAGTCTGAGGTTGACCGAAAGGTGGCGGAGAAAGACGAGGAAATCGAGCAGCTAAAGAGGAACCATCAGAGAACCGTGGACACGCTGCAGAACACGCTAGACGCTGAGACACGCAGCAGGAATGACGCCATGAGGCTGAAGAAAAAGCTGGAGGGCGATCTGAATGAGATGGAGGTGCAGCTCGGACACGCCAACCGACAGGCGGCCGAGTCAACCAAACAGCTGAGGAACGTCCAGACTCAGCTCAAGGTTCGATAAAGTCATAGAAACATCGAGAGTCATTCAAGAGTCTTAATGTTTTAATCCTCAGATTTTCTGTCATAGGACTTGCAGGTCCACCTGGATGAAGCGCTCCACAGTCAGGATGACCTCAAGGAGCAGCTTGCCATCGCTGAGCGCCGCAACACTCTGATGACGGCTGAGATCGAGGAGATGACAGCGGCAATCGATCAATCAGAGAGGAGTCGCAAGATGGCAGAACAGGAAGTGATTGAAGTCAGTGAGCGTGTGCAGCTGCTGCACGCTCAGGTGAAGAGACAATTTACAGAAAAGgctttacaggaaaaaagaagaCACAGCAGACTGAGAACACAAAATTCAAGACTTTAAATTAATACTAAAGAAGAGACACTGAAGGGCAAAACAAATAATATAAGGGAAACAGCATCAGATTTACATAAACCACTTAAGTCTTGACTACATTATGAATATTGATATTACAGAAATCAAATATAACCTATAGAAAATTTTGTTAAAGAATAAATTCCTACTAAGAGAGTGTTGTTATACTCTCTCTGAGTTTTACCCCTTGCTGAtatcttatttttgcatattcgTCACACTTAAGTGTTGCAGATTAACAAACTAATTCTCattttagacaaagataaccagaataaatataaaatgcattttttaaataatgatttcatttatgaagGGGAAAAAGCCATGCAAATCTACCTGGCACTTTGTGAAAAGTTAATTGACCCCTtatgttaaatcatgaattaactgtgatcagccacatttttggaaagcagagtttgatttcactagccacacccaggcctgattactgccagacctgctgaataaagaaatctcttaaatagaacctgtctgacaaagtgaagtaggctaaaagatctcaaaaagcttCACATCATGCTGCGAtctaaagaaaatcaagaacAGATGTGAAACAAAGTTATTGATGTCTATCAGTCttgaaatgttaataaaagccatttctaaggctttgggacttaAACAAAACATAGTGAGAGCCATTGtgcacaaatggagaaaacttggaaaggtgtaaccttcccaggagtggcggGCCTACCAACATTACTCccccaggaggtcacaaaagaaaccagaacaacatctaaagacctgcagacctcatttgactcagttatgtcagtgttcatgattcaacaataagaaggatcctgggcaaaaatggcatccatgtgagagtttcaaggccaaaaccactgctgaccaaaaagaacacaaacattCTCACATGTGctaaaaaacatcttgatgatccctaCTCCTTTCGGAAAAATATTCTgcggactgatgagacaaaagtcgAACGTTCTTAAAGGTGGTGCCCCATTACATCAGGCTTAAAACtcacacagcatttcatcaaaaaaacatcatgccaacagtcgaacatggtggtggtagagcgatggtctggggctgtttctctgcttcaggacctggacggCCTGCTGTAAATGATGGACCATGAATTCTGTTCTCTAAAAGAATCTTGAAGGAGAGTGTCCGGCTATCAGGTCATAACCTCAAGCTCAAGTACAGTTAGGAtatacagcaggacaatgacctgaaataCACCAGCgggtccacctctgaatggcttcataaaaaaatgatggtTTTTGAGTGGCCATCAAACTTTggttgagatgctgtggcaatTACCTTaaaaaggctgttcatgctccaaaaccctccaatgtggctggaTTAAAACATGATGAGTGGAACAAAATTCCTCCCATGTGAAAGgctcattgccagttatcacaaatgtttgctgACAGTTGTTGCCACCcggggtggcacaaccagttattaggtttggTGGAGAACTACTTTTCACATAGGTCCAAGTAGGGTtggatgagtttttttttcccttagaaaattaaatcatcatttggAAACTctcttgtttgttttagtcTGAAAATCCGCTCCAAAAGTCCTGTGGTCTTTGCTTAAATACCAAGagcaaatttatttataaagttaaTTCAAAACAGCGTATAGCAGGTAAATAATGCTTCACTTTTAGAATTATTTGACTGTATTTATaaaaaaggggattaaaagaTTTGCGAATATGAGGCCTTCATTGTTGTTGAGGCCCATGGACCTGAAACCATACTCCTGTGAGTGTGCAAAGGTTTACATATGGCTAAACCTCTCTTATTGTAATAAATAATTCTctttaaatgtgatgtttttatcaGAACGGCAGCCTGCTGAACTCTAAGAAGAAGATGGAGTCCGATTTAAATCATCTGCAGTCTCAGATGGAAGAAACCATCCAGGAAGCCAAAAATGCAGACGAGAAAGCAAAGAAAGCCGTCATGGACGTGagtctctttccttttttcactGCACCAACAAACTGCAGAGGTTTTAATCTCAtttaatttctgactttgaaCATAGGCGGCCATGATGGCCGAGGAGCTGAAGAAGGAGCAGGACACCTGTGCTCACCtggagaggatgaagaagaaCATGGAGGTGACGGTGAAGGACCTGCAGCAGCGACTAGACGAGGCCGAGCAGCTCGCCATGAAGGGCGGGAAAAAAGAGCTGCAGAAACTGGAGGCTCGGGTACGAAAGAGTAAAGACGGGAAGAAGAAATCATAAATGAGTGAAAGAGTGAAGGAAAGAAAAGCTGCACTGTAAGGTCAAACAAGTTGAAGTCATTGAATCTGTTTTTAGGTCCGGGACTTGGAGAATGAGTTGGAGGCGGAGCAGAAACGAGGTGGCGAGGCCATGAAAGGTCTCCGGAAATATGAGAGGAAAATTAAAGAGCTGACTTATCAGGTAAAAGTGCTTACTGTTAAGTATTTCACTGTTTAAGATTGGAAAATAAAGTgtggaaaaagttgaaataaatcCTGAATGTTTCAGgctgaggaggagaagaagagctCGGTGAGACTTCAGGATTTAGTCGACAAACTGCAGCTGAAGTTGAAGGCGTACAAGCGTCAGTGTGAGGAGGCGGtgagtaaaaacatgaatttaaagtcactttgaaGGATtcgtttaaaaaataatctttatttctttattttctgcttgATCAGGAGGAACAAACCAACATGAATCTGCTGAAATTCCGGAAAGTTCAACACGAGCTGGAGGAAGCTGAAGAACGAGCCGACGCTGCCGAGTCTCAGCTCAACAAACTGCGAGCAAAAAGTCGAGATTTTGGTAAAGAGGAATAAAACTTATCTGTGGGGCAAGATCTCAAAAATGTCAGGTTTGATGACTTCAGGAAACAAACCTGACTAAGCCTTTACTCTTTTGGATTAATCTTAATCCAGTTGTCAGAAGACCTTTAATAAAGCCACACAAGAACAGTTCCTTAAATGACAGTTTAAAGAAATGATTAGATTACATTTGTCATAAGACGTAGGAATCTGTGAATGTTATTTAGAGTTACAGTGAAGAGCAAATATTCAACTTAACTGACACACAAGTAAATTTAATCTGTGAGTCTTATTTTAGGCTCAGACTCACtttgttattttattgatttttaaaatgtctgtagAGTCATATCTAAGCTAAGCTGCTGTAAGGTGGTGGACAGGTCAAGTTGTTCCTACTGATGATTGGCTAAATGTTAAGAAATAATGCTACCACAAGATGAATTTAGCCACTTCAACAGTATAATCCTCCACATTAACAAGGTACATCAGGATCAGCTTTATTTGCCAAGTATGCTAACACAATAAAGAATCTGACTCCAGTTAGCTTTGCTCCCAATGTGCAGTAATCagatattaaatataaaaattaggGTTGTCAAGATTATTCAAATGAATTAGGATTGATAATGGTTTGTAATTTGTACactatttcttttctttattgcTTTAATGTCTGACTCCCTGCAGccacatatatatatagataaTAAGTCCACCACCACTGCTCCttgatgtctcatttcacttttactCATTGACCTCTACAttcattcttaatccataaaaagttccCTTTTCTgtgttaagttcatgttaaattcTTTGATCTACCTCTtgaagcaggtctgtatccaaacaggaagtcatttccccttagtttaagacagtagaaaaatctcAGATGAAAATATAGTTATAtagaaataaattaaagtgaaaaagttaaaattaagattaaatgtaatgaaaagatttaatctaaataaaaacttaTGATCTGTTTGGTATTTTTACTTGTACATAGAAGTCTGTGGGCATTGATGGTATGGTTGCAAGGTGTGCAGAGGGTGCAATAATACTATGGATATGATCAAAAGTATGAAATATGCAAGAATTTCTGCAGATATGCATGAGGTCAATAAAGATAATTTacattaattagtgcaaatatgcatatgagttgagtcattttaccacagtgagtttTCTTACAACATTTAAGTTACAGTAAAGGAGTAAAGCaggatattttttattaaacaggGCTAAGGTGCTTGTGCGATGGATGTTATATTTTCGGAAACTCTGTGACTGATAGGCgttcatcagagtgacagcCAGGGGGCGGATTGTTTCTGTGTCAGGTTATTTTATTGTGGAGTGTCCACATGACTCAGCAGGACTGCGAGACAATGAACATCTGTATCATGACTTCCCAGACACGAGTTATCACATAAACTTGGATGATCCAGTGTGACTTCAGAGGAAAAAGACATGGGGAGGTTCAAAATGGCCAGCTAGCTGAACTgacatgttttctgtttgacagcaaaaaaacaaaagaggaggaaatgaaTATGGGGAAAATCATGAAga contains the following coding sequences:
- the LOC121529263 gene encoding myosin-1B-like isoform X2, yielding MEIFGVAAPYLRKSERERIAAQNMPFDAKTAVFVPDPKQEYVKGKIKSQDGTKVTVEMEDRKVNIITVHLDDVRPMNPPKFDKIEDMALLTHLHEPAVLFNLKERYAAWMIYTYSGLFCVTVNPYKWLPVYNPEVVAGYRGKKRQEAPPHIFSISDNAYQFMLTDRENQSILITGESGAGKTVNTKRVIQYFATIASFGDSSKKEQPAGKMQGTLEDQIIQANPLLEAFGNAKTVRNDNSSRFGKFIRIHFGTKGKLASADIETYLLEKSRVTFQLPAERSYHIFYQILSNKKPDLIEMLLITTNPYDYPFISQGEITVLSINDSDELMATDSAIDILGFNSEEKVGIYKLTGAVMHYGNMKFKQKQREEQAEPDGTEVADKVAYLMGLNSADLLKALCYPRVKVGNEYVTKGQTPQQVNNAMGALSKAVYEKLFLWMVTRINQQLDTKLPRQHFIGVLDIAGFEIFEVNSLEQLCINFTNEKLQQFFNHHMFVLEQEEYKKEGIDWEFIDFGMDLAACIELIEKPMGIFSILEEECMFPKATDGSFKNKLYDQHLGKNSIFQKPKPSKGKAEAHFSLMHYAGTVDYNISGWLEKNKDPLNDTVVQLYQKASVKLLAQLFASYASADGTADGSKKSFKKKGSSFQTVSALFRENLNKLMANLRSTHPHFVRCIIPNETKTPGSMDHHLVLHQLRCNGVLEGIRICRKGFPSRILYGDFRQRYRILNACAIPEGQFIDSKKASEKLLSSIDVDHSQYRFGYTKVFFKAGLLGLLEEMRDERLAVLMTRIQAVSRGYVTRLRLKEMTKKRESIFVIQYNIRSFMNVKNWPWMRLYFKIKPLLRSAEAEKEMQNMKEEFARLKEELAKSEARRKELEEKMVVLVQEKNDLYLQIQAERENLCDAEERCEGLIKSKIHLEAKLKELSERVEEEEEINAEITAKKRKLEDECSELKKDIDDLELTIAKVEKEKHATENKVKNLVEELTSLEESLLKSSKEMKALQEVHQQTLDDLQAEEDKVNGLMKIKIKLEQQVDDLENSLEHEKKHHADSERSRRKLEGDLKLSQETIMDLENDRRQVEERLKKKDFEISDLQRRIEEEQSLSTQLQKKIKELQARGEELEEEIEAERSARAKVEKQRCDLSRELDEISERLEEAGGATAAQAELNKKREAEFLRLRRDLEESTLQHESIAATLRRKQADSVAELSEQIDNIQRVKQKLEKEKCELKMEVDDLMSNMESVLKSKAHLEKTSRSLEDQMTEYKTKAEEAQRSLSDSATLSARLQTENAELTRLLEEKEISLSQLNRVKSACSHQVDELKRLLDEEMKAKSALAHALQSSRHDCELLREQYEEEQEAKAELHRCLSKANSEVAQWRTKYETDAIQRTEELEEAKKKLAQRLQDSEEMTEVANVKCASLEKTKQRLQAEVEDLMVELERSNAANASLDKKQRNFDKVLAEWKQKYEETQSEMEVSQRESRGLSTELFKLKNSYEEALDHLESMKRENKNLQQEISDITEQVAQSAKIIHELEKSTKQAEQEKRETQAALEEVESSLEHEEAKILHLQLELNQIKSEVDRKVAEKDEEIEQLKRNHQRTVDTLQNTLDAETRSRNDAMRLKKKLEGDLNEMEVQLGHANRQAAESTKQLRNVQTQLKDLQVHLDEALHSQDDLKEQLAIAERRNTLMTAEIEEMTAAIDQSERSRKMAEQEVIEVSERVQLLHAQNGSLLNSKKKMESDLNHLQSQMEETIQEAKNADEKAKKAVMDAAMMAEELKKEQDTCAHLERMKKNMEVTVKDLQQRLDEAEQLAMKGGKKELQKLEARVRDLENELEAEQKRGGEAMKGLRKYERKIKELTYQAEEEKKSSVRLQDLVDKLQLKLKAYKRQCEEAEEQTNMNLLKFRKVQHELEEAEERADAAESQLNKLRAKSRDFGKEE
- the LOC121529263 gene encoding myosin-1B-like isoform X1 — its product is MSDAEMEIFGVAAPYLRKSERERIAAQNMPFDAKTAVFVPDPKQEYVKGKIKSQDGTKVTVEMEDRKIITVHLDDVRPMNPPKFDKIEDMALLTHLHEPAVLFNLKERYAAWMIYTYSGLFCVTVNPYKWLPVYNPEVVAGYRGKKRQEAPPHIFSISDNAYQFMLTDRENQSILITGESGAGKTVNTKRVIQYFATIASFGDSSKKEQPAGKMQGTLEDQIIQANPLLEAFGNAKTVRNDNSSRFGKFIRIHFGTKGKLASADIETYLLEKSRVTFQLPAERSYHIFYQILSNKKPDLIEMLLITTNPYDYPFISQGEITVLSINDSDELMATDSAIDILGFNSEEKVGIYKLTGAVMHYGNMKFKQKQREEQAEPDGTEVADKVAYLMGLNSADLLKALCYPRVKVGNEYVTKGQTPQQVNNAMGALSKAVYEKLFLWMVTRINQQLDTKLPRQHFIGVLDIAGFEIFEVNSLEQLCINFTNEKLQQFFNHHMFVLEQEEYKKEGIDWEFIDFGMDLAACIELIEKPMGIFSILEEECMFPKATDGSFKNKLYDQHLGKNSIFQKPKPSKGKAEAHFSLMHYAGTVDYNISGWLEKNKDPLNDTVVQLYQKASVKLLAQLFASYASADGTADGSKKSFKKKGSSFQTVSALFRENLNKLMANLRSTHPHFVRCIIPNETKTPGSMDHHLVLHQLRCNGVLEGIRICRKGFPSRILYGDFRQRYRILNACAIPEGQFIDSKKASEKLLSSIDVDHSQYRFGYTKVFFKAGLLGLLEEMRDERLAVLMTRIQAVSRGYVTRLRLKEMTKKRESIFVIQYNIRSFMNVKNWPWMRLYFKIKPLLRSAEAEKEMQNMKEEFARLKEELAKSEARRKELEEKMVVLVQEKNDLYLQIQAERENLCDAEERCEGLIKSKIHLEAKLKELSERVEEEEEINAEITAKKRKLEDECSELKKDIDDLELTIAKVEKEKHATENKVKNLVEELTSLEESLLKSSKEMKALQEVHQQTLDDLQAEEDKVNGLMKIKIKLEQQVDDLENSLEHEKKHHADSERSRRKLEGDLKLSQETIMDLENDRRQVEERLKKKDFEISDLQRRIEEEQSLSTQLQKKIKELQARGEELEEEIEAERSARAKVEKQRCDLSRELDEISERLEEAGGATAAQAELNKKREAEFLRLRRDLEESTLQHESIAATLRRKQADSVAELSEQIDNIQRVKQKLEKEKCELKMEVDDLMSNMESVLKSKAHLEKTSRSLEDQMTEYKTKAEEAQRSLSDSATLSARLQTENAELTRLLEEKEISLSQLNRVKSACSHQVDELKRLLDEEMKAKSALAHALQSSRHDCELLREQYEEEQEAKAELHRCLSKANSEVAQWRTKYETDAIQRTEELEEAKKKLAQRLQDSEEMTEVANVKCASLEKTKQRLQAEVEDLMVELERSNAANASLDKKQRNFDKVLAEWKQKYEETQSEMEVSQRESRGLSTELFKLKNSYEEALDHLESMKRENKNLQQEISDITEQVAQSAKIIHELEKSTKQAEQEKRETQAALEEVESSLEHEEAKILHLQLELNQIKSEVDRKVAEKDEEIEQLKRNHQRTVDTLQNTLDAETRSRNDAMRLKKKLEGDLNEMEVQLGHANRQAAESTKQLRNVQTQLKDLQVHLDEALHSQDDLKEQLAIAERRNTLMTAEIEEMTAAIDQSERSRKMAEQEVIEVSERVQLLHAQNGSLLNSKKKMESDLNHLQSQMEETIQEAKNADEKAKKAVMDAAMMAEELKKEQDTCAHLERMKKNMEVTVKDLQQRLDEAEQLAMKGGKKELQKLEARVRDLENELEAEQKRGGEAMKGLRKYERKIKELTYQAEEEKKSSVRLQDLVDKLQLKLKAYKRQCEEAEEQTNMNLLKFRKVQHELEEAEERADAAESQLNKLRAKSRDFGKEE